In Deltaproteobacteria bacterium, a single genomic region encodes these proteins:
- a CDS encoding ChaN family lipoprotein, with amino-acid sequence MKSLPIPFFFIAFSLIMGGCSVMGPKMPPLASVEGVPGHFAEGRIIDLNRGNSISFEALMDNLQEIDLIFVGEVHDNPEHHLIEVQILQALTSRYGPLTVAMEFFDTTQQPALDRYINKDSNEPEFLNEVGWAKGWSFPYHFYRPLVVPARERGNRLIGINLPHRVVRKVARSGLESLTPEERGHAAEEIDLNNEAHRQYLSEVFTHHSHGELENFDFFYQAQCLWEDTMARNIARHLKENPGKMVVFTGNGHIIHRFGIPDRVLGRMPAKMATILLYPLTERLILNNNMADYAWLTSGCSAGRHGHLTMKLRNLGEKDKNENSTGKDR; translated from the coding sequence ATGAAATCTCTTCCGATCCCCTTCTTCTTTATCGCCTTTTCCCTCATCATGGGCGGGTGTTCCGTAATGGGACCCAAAATGCCGCCCCTGGCCTCCGTTGAAGGCGTTCCAGGGCATTTCGCCGAAGGCCGCATCATCGACCTCAACAGGGGGAATTCCATATCCTTTGAAGCGCTTATGGACAATTTACAGGAAATCGATCTGATCTTTGTCGGCGAGGTGCATGACAACCCCGAGCACCACCTGATAGAGGTCCAGATTCTTCAGGCCCTCACGAGCCGTTACGGTCCGCTGACCGTGGCCATGGAGTTTTTCGACACCACGCAGCAACCGGCATTGGACCGGTATATTAATAAAGATAGCAATGAGCCCGAATTCCTCAACGAGGTGGGGTGGGCCAAGGGATGGTCCTTCCCCTATCATTTTTACCGGCCCCTCGTGGTCCCGGCCCGAGAAAGGGGAAACCGTCTCATCGGGATCAACCTTCCCCACAGGGTCGTCCGAAAGGTGGCCAGGTCAGGTCTCGAGAGTCTCACTCCGGAAGAACGCGGCCACGCGGCAGAGGAGATCGATCTCAATAATGAGGCCCATCGTCAGTACCTGAGCGAGGTATTCACCCACCATTCCCATGGTGAATTGGAAAATTTCGACTTTTTTTATCAGGCCCAGTGCCTGTGGGAAGACACCATGGCCCGAAACATTGCCCGACACCTGAAAGAAAATCCCGGTAAGATGGTGGTGTTTACCGGAAACGGCCACATCATCCACAGATTCGGGATCCCGGACCGAGTCCTGGGCCGCATGCCGGCAAAAATGGCGACCATCCTGTTATATCCCTTGACAGAACGATTGATCCTCAATAATAACATGGCGGACTACGCCTGGTTGACAAGTGGATGTTCCGCCGGGAGGCACGGCCACCTAACCATGAAATTACGAAACCTGGGAGAAAAAGACAAAAATGAAAATAGCACCGGAAAAGATAGATGA
- the gcvH gene encoding glycine cleavage system protein GcvH, with the protein MAEIKGYNMPDELYYHEEHSWARVEGTKVTVGMTDMFQKEAGDIVFVDLPEEEDDVSQGETCGKIQSRKWIGKLVAPVSGEIAEINEDLEEDTSLINSDPYGEGWILVINAEDEDDLQAELKNLIHGDAVSDFVDREIARTEEERAKAEQG; encoded by the coding sequence ATGGCTGAAATCAAGGGATACAACATGCCGGACGAGCTGTACTATCATGAGGAACACAGTTGGGCCAGGGTGGAGGGCACCAAGGTGACGGTCGGGATGACCGACATGTTCCAGAAAGAGGCCGGGGATATTGTCTTTGTGGATCTCCCCGAAGAGGAAGATGACGTCAGCCAGGGCGAGACCTGCGGAAAAATCCAGTCCAGGAAATGGATCGGCAAATTAGTGGCCCCTGTTTCCGGTGAAATTGCGGAAATCAATGAGGACCTGGAGGAAGACACCAGTCTGATCAATTCGGATCCCTACGGGGAGGGGTGGATCCTGGTGATCAACGCAGAGGATGAAGACGATCTTCAGGCAGAGCTTAAAAACCTGATCCACGGCGATGCGGTTTCAGACTTTGTGGACCGGGAAATCGCCAGAACAGAGGAAGAACGGGCCAAGGCCGAGCAGGGATGA
- the uvrC gene encoding excinuclease ABC subunit UvrC, producing MKSTDHAQYELDPKVLRNTLPDAPGVYLFINHEGRAIYVGKAKSLRKRVLSYFRTNGDASAKTARMMKRASALDVILTDTEQEAFILEGHLIKKHMPRYNIILRDDKQYPCLCLDVKTPFPRLAIVRKIKKDGALYFGPFSSANSVRSTKKLIDRVFKLRKCKNQVLRKRNRPCLNFQMNQCLAPCTYEIPLEEYKEIVQRVRLFLEGRSQELIAALEGDMAEAARNLDFEKAAGIRDQIRSIRKTVERQYVVSHQLEDQDVIGLAQKDGMCQVVVLFIRSGYLTGTRDFLIKEANALSPEVMEAFLKQYYGRETFIPKRILISEPIEDLVPIRAWLSGLIGKRVVIQRPLRGEKRKLTGMAVTNAENLLVGHAAAQTQDLLAAAESVLGLAHPPRRIEGLDISNFQGGLAVGTIVSFVEGAPHRAGYRNFRIRQAGIIDDYGMMAEVMKRRIAKGPLPDLFLVDGGRGHLATIRRVLEEQAYVRAKTEGSKKMRGDFPMPEVISIAKPDDPARDPRDKIYLPGRKNPLMLKAGHPVLLLMMRIRDEAHRRAVTYHRKLRKTHMTQSELDQIPGIGKERKARLLRYFKGINAIADATIEDLAQAPGISRGLAEAVFLHFHSD from the coding sequence ATGAAATCCACGGATCACGCCCAATATGAACTGGACCCCAAGGTGCTGCGCAACACATTACCGGATGCGCCGGGGGTTTATCTTTTCATCAACCATGAGGGGAGGGCCATCTATGTGGGCAAGGCCAAAAGCCTCCGCAAACGGGTCCTCTCCTATTTCAGGACCAACGGTGACGCCTCGGCAAAGACCGCCAGGATGATGAAGCGGGCCAGTGCCCTGGACGTCATCCTCACCGATACCGAACAGGAGGCCTTCATTCTCGAGGGTCATCTCATCAAGAAACACATGCCCCGCTACAACATCATCCTGCGGGACGACAAACAGTATCCCTGCCTCTGTCTGGATGTGAAAACGCCTTTTCCGCGACTGGCCATTGTCAGGAAGATCAAGAAAGACGGGGCCCTCTATTTTGGACCCTTTTCCTCAGCCAATTCGGTGCGGAGCACCAAAAAGCTGATCGACAGGGTGTTCAAGCTGCGCAAGTGCAAGAACCAGGTCCTGCGCAAACGGAACCGGCCATGCCTTAATTTTCAAATGAATCAATGTCTTGCGCCATGCACCTACGAAATCCCTTTAGAGGAATATAAAGAGATCGTTCAACGGGTCCGGCTTTTTCTGGAAGGCCGCAGTCAAGAACTCATTGCGGCCCTCGAAGGAGACATGGCTGAGGCGGCCAGGAACCTGGATTTTGAAAAGGCCGCCGGTATACGGGATCAGATCCGGTCGATAAGAAAGACCGTGGAACGCCAGTATGTCGTGTCCCACCAACTGGAGGACCAGGATGTGATCGGGCTGGCGCAAAAAGACGGGATGTGCCAGGTGGTGGTCCTCTTTATCCGAAGTGGCTATCTGACAGGAACCCGAGACTTTCTCATCAAAGAAGCGAATGCGCTTTCTCCTGAGGTCATGGAGGCCTTTCTGAAACAATACTACGGAAGGGAGACCTTCATTCCAAAAAGGATTCTCATTTCCGAGCCCATCGAGGATCTCGTCCCCATTAGGGCCTGGCTCTCCGGACTGATCGGAAAGCGGGTGGTCATCCAGAGACCGCTGAGGGGCGAAAAGCGAAAGCTTACCGGGATGGCCGTCACGAATGCCGAAAATCTCCTTGTCGGCCATGCAGCAGCTCAAACACAGGACCTCCTGGCCGCCGCCGAATCCGTTCTGGGACTTGCACACCCCCCGAGGCGGATCGAGGGGCTCGACATCTCCAATTTTCAGGGGGGGTTGGCGGTTGGGACCATTGTCTCTTTTGTAGAGGGGGCACCCCACCGGGCCGGATATCGGAACTTCAGGATCAGGCAGGCCGGGATCATCGACGATTACGGCATGATGGCCGAGGTGATGAAAAGAAGAATCGCTAAAGGTCCATTGCCGGACCTCTTTCTGGTGGACGGGGGTAGAGGACATCTTGCCACGATCCGGCGTGTCTTGGAGGAACAGGCCTATGTTCGTGCTAAGACGGAAGGTTCCAAGAAAATGCGCGGCGATTTTCCAATGCCCGAAGTCATATCCATTGCCAAGCCGGACGACCCTGCCCGCGACCCGCGGGACAAGATTTATCTCCCCGGAAGAAAAAATCCCCTCATGCTGAAGGCCGGGCATCCGGTGTTGCTGCTGATGATGCGGATCCGGGATGAGGCACACCGGCGGGCGGTCACCTACCACCGGAAGTTGAGGAAAACACATATGACACAGTCTGAACTGGATCAAATTCCCGGCATCGGTAAGGAGAGAAAGGCCCGGTTACTCCGGTATTTCAAGGGGATCAACGCTATCGCTGATGCCACAATAGAGGATCTGGCGCAGGCACCGGGGATCAGCCGGGGCCTGGCAGAGGCCGTATTCTTGCATTTTCACAGCGACTGA
- the hisD gene encoding histidinol dehydrogenase, whose protein sequence is MKIAPEKIDDLSPERRKSVMERSMEDISSIFEDVRTIVNDVKKHGNAVALAHYRKHKSDIAIADLEVSPAEIREAYDSVDSRVVDSLKTAAQNITRFHTAQLEREMWAIEVSEGILAGRVSRAMDIVGCYIPGGTAAYPSSILMTVLPAKVAGVARIVAVTPPGKGMTANPATLVAADIAGCDQIFKVGGPWGVAGLAFGTETMPRVHKIVGPGNKYVTAAKMLVYGQVDIDSPAGPSEALILADDTADAEWIAVDFLSQIEHDPDSAAVLVTPSEALASAVCEIIEREYEALPRKEIFESSLSRHSYVLIARDMEQAVEFTNEYAAEHLQILTQDPFITLNRIRHAGSIFMGPYAPVPVGDYASGTNHVLPTGQCARMFSGLSVDDFIKKPTFQYLSKEGLASLKDTVVTLAEAEGLPIHARAVKARFE, encoded by the coding sequence ATGAAAATAGCACCGGAAAAGATAGATGACTTAAGCCCTGAAAGACGAAAATCGGTCATGGAGCGATCCATGGAGGATATCTCGTCCATATTTGAAGATGTGCGCACCATCGTGAATGATGTAAAAAAACATGGCAACGCGGTCGCCCTGGCCCATTACCGGAAACATAAGTCGGATATCGCCATTGCGGACCTGGAGGTCTCCCCGGCTGAAATAAGGGAGGCCTATGACAGTGTGGATTCGAGGGTTGTTGACTCGCTTAAAACCGCTGCACAAAATATTACCCGATTCCACACCGCCCAACTGGAGCGAGAGATGTGGGCGATTGAGGTGTCGGAGGGTATTTTAGCGGGCCGGGTCAGCAGGGCCATGGATATCGTCGGTTGTTATATCCCGGGGGGTACGGCAGCATATCCCAGTTCCATCCTCATGACCGTTCTTCCGGCCAAGGTGGCGGGCGTCGCCAGGATCGTGGCCGTCACCCCGCCAGGTAAAGGGATGACCGCCAATCCCGCCACCCTGGTAGCCGCTGATATTGCCGGCTGCGATCAGATCTTCAAGGTCGGGGGGCCCTGGGGGGTCGCAGGCCTGGCATTCGGGACCGAGACCATGCCGAGGGTCCACAAGATCGTCGGCCCGGGAAACAAATATGTCACGGCGGCAAAGATGCTGGTTTACGGACAGGTGGACATTGACTCGCCTGCCGGACCCAGCGAGGCCCTCATCCTGGCGGACGATACAGCCGATGCCGAATGGATCGCGGTTGACTTTCTCTCCCAGATAGAACACGATCCCGACTCTGCGGCCGTGCTGGTGACCCCATCCGAAGCACTGGCCTCGGCCGTCTGCGAGATCATCGAACGGGAATATGAGGCCCTCCCCCGCAAGGAGATCTTCGAGTCCTCTCTTTCCAGGCATTCCTATGTGCTGATTGCCAGGGATATGGAGCAGGCCGTCGAGTTTACCAATGAGTATGCCGCAGAGCACCTTCAGATCCTGACCCAGGATCCGTTTATCACCCTCAACCGGATCAGACATGCAGGATCCATCTTCATGGGGCCCTACGCACCGGTCCCGGTGGGCGACTATGCTTCCGGAACCAACCATGTCCTCCCCACCGGCCAATGCGCCCGCATGTTTTCGGGTCTTTCGGTGGATGACTTTATCAAGAAGCCCACCTTCCAGTATCTGAGCAAAGAAGGGCTCGCCAGTCTCAAAGACACGGTCGTAACCCTGGCCGAGGCCGAAGGACTTCCGATTCATGCCCGGGCGGTCAAGGCCCGATTTGAATAG